In the Populus trichocarpa isolate Nisqually-1 chromosome 1, P.trichocarpa_v4.1, whole genome shotgun sequence genome, one interval contains:
- the LOC18095077 gene encoding pentatricopeptide repeat-containing protein At5g27110, with translation MDISLCFKPRSPSLIPKQTNINTDPKRDWNAIMKNHARLKNDHAILSTYTQMESFGIAPNNTTLPLIFKACSRLNDVERGRRVHSSIQGTNLIKDVRVGTAVVDFYCKCGLLEEANQLFGKMTQRDLVLWNAMISGFVGCGFYGEAIGLFRKMKSEGFELNSRTLVALILACEGLLELRLGKEIHGYWLRNGYFDCHPHVGTALIGFYLNFDVRVSSLVFDLMVMRSEVSWNAMITGFLDSGDSVKALELFVRMLEDGVKTDLVTILVVVQACAEFGYLKLGMQIHQMAIKFSYSNDLFIVNALLNMYSKISSSELARKLFDITTVRDAALWNSMISAYIEYGCYEEASDVFNRMREEISPDERTIVVMLSLCRELDDGLKKGKSLHAHACKSGMRMDVSIGNAFLIMYTDLNCVEAAWKVFSVMSDVDVISYNTLILALASAHLRGEAWELFQIMQASQVEPNSHTMISLLAACGDETCLKIGRSIHGFSIKHGFEINLPLNTALTDMYMNCGDEPKARSLFEACLARDLISWNAMISSYIKINQSNEALLFFSRMISEVEPNVITILNVLSTCTDLANLPQGRCLHGYAIRRFSPSDSNVSLANAIITMYTRCGSMLTAEKIFKSLPKRNIISWNAMITGYGTHGRGYDAIIAFKQMLEEGFQPNEVTFLSVLSACRHAGMIEQGLELFYSMVQDFKMIPALEHYGCVVDLLGRGGCLDEAREFINSMPIEPDASVWRALLSACRFHSNPKLASAIFENLVKLEPANAGNYVLLSNIYAEAGHWSEVRQIRTFLKEKGLRKPPGTSWIIVRDQSHSFTAADTSHPQSDKIYANLNSLLTLIRESGYVTGFYLVFHDEED, from the coding sequence ATGGACATTTCTCTCTGTTTTAAACCTCGAAGCCCTTCTCTTATACCCAAACAAACCAACATCAACACAGACCCTAAAAGGGACTGGAATGCAATCATGAAAAACCACGCCAGGCTCAAAAATGACCATGCCATTCTTTCTACATATACCCAAATGGAATCTTTTGGCATTGCACCAAATAACACAACCCTGCCTCTCATTTTCAAGGCCTGTTCGAGGCTCAATGACGTTGAGAGAGGCAGAAGGGTGCATTCTAGTATTCAGGGTACTAACTTGATCAAAGATGTTCGAGTTGGGACAGCTGTTGTTGATTTCTATTGCAAATGTGGGTTGCTTGAAGAAGCTAACCAACTGTTTGGTAAAATGACTCAGAGAGATTTGGTTTTGTGGAATGCAATGATATCTGGGTTTGTGGGCTGTGGTTTTTATGGGGAGGCAATTGGATTGTTCAGAAAGATGAAAAGTGAGGGTTTTGAACTAAATTCACGTACTTTGGTGGCATTGATTTTGGCATGTGAGGGGTTATTAGAATTGAGGTTAGGGAAGGAGATACATGGGTATTGGTTGAGGAATGGATATTTTGATTGTCATCCTCATGTGGGTACTGCTTTGATTGGGttctatttgaattttgatgtgaGAGTTTCGAGTCTTGTGTTTGATTTGATGGTTATGAGAAGTGAAGTGAGTTGGAATGCAATGATTACTGGGTTTCTTGATTCAGGGGATTCGGTGAAAGCTTTGGAGCTTTTTGTTCGGATGCTAGAGGATGGGGTTAAGACTGATTTGGTTACCATACTGGTCGTGGTTCAAGCGTGTGCAGAATTTGGATATCTCAAACTGGGGATGCAAATTCATCAAATGGCTATTAAATTTAGCTATAGTAATGATTTGTTCATAGTAAATGCATTGCTGAACATGTATAGTAAGATATCAAGTTCAGAATTAGCACGCAAGTTATTTGATATCACTACAGTTCGTGATGCTGCCCTGTGGAATTCTATGATTTCTGCATACATTGAATATGGATGCTATGAAGAAGCTAGTGATGTTTTTAATCGAATGCGAGAAGAAATAAGCCCCGATGAAAGAACTATTGTTGTTATGCTTTCTTTGTGTAGAGAGTTAGATGATGGCTTGAAAAAGGGTAAAAGCTTACATGCTCATGCATGCAAGAGTGGAATGAGGATGGATGTTTCTATTGGAAATGCGTTTTTGATCATGTACACAGATCTAAATTGTGTTGAAGCTGCATGGAAGGTTTTCAGTGTGATGAGTGATGTAGATGTCATCTCATATAACACTTTGATCTTGGCACTGGCCAGTGCCCATTTGAGGGGTGAGGCTTGGGAATTATTTCAAATCATGCAAGCATCTCAAGTGGAACCAAACTCTCACACAATGATCTCTCTTCTTGCTGCTTGTGGAGATGAAACATGTCTAAAAATAGGACGGTCCATCCATGGTTTTTCAATAAAGcatggttttgaaataaatctaCCCTTGAACACTGCGCTCACTGATATGTACATGAACTGTGGTGATGAACCGAAAGCTAGAAGTCTTTTTGAGGCCTGTCTCGCTAGAGATTTGATATCGTGGAATGCTATGATTTCCAGTTACATTAAAATCAACCAAAGCAATgaagctttgttatttttcagtcGTATGATTTCAGAGGTGGAACCTAACGTGATCACAATCTTAAATGTTCTCTCAACATGTACTGACCTCGCCAATCTGCCTCAAGGCCGGTGCCTGCATGGTTATGCCATACGGAGGTTTTCCCCTTCTGATTCAAATGTGTCTCTTGCAAATGCTATAATAACAATGTACACAAGATGTGGTAGCATGCTAACTGCTGAAAAGATCTTTAAAAGCTTACCAAAGAGAAACATCATCTCTTGGAATGCCATGATAACCGGCTATGGTACACATGGTCGTGGTTATGATGCCATCATTGCCTTCAAGCAGATGTTAGAAGAAGGTTTCCAGCCAAATGAGGTGACTTTCTTATCTGTACTATCTGCTTGTCGCCATGCTGGCATGATAGAGCAGGGTTTGGAGCTCTTTTATTCCATGGTTCAGGATTTCAAGATGATTCCTGCGCTTGAACATTATGGCTGTGTAGTTGATCTACTTGGTCGTGGCGGATGCTTAGATGAAGCTAGAGAATTTATCAATTCTATGCCTATTGAACCAGATGCATCAGTGTGGAGAGCACTGCTCAGTGCTTGTCGATTTCATTCTAACCCAAAACTAGCTTCTGCTATTTTTGAAAACCTTGTCAAATTAGAACCAGCAAATGCAGGAAATTATGTTTTGCTATCCAATATATATGCTGAAGCAGGTCATTGGTCAGAGGTAAGACAAATAAGAACATTTCTCAAAGAGAAGGGTTTAAGAAAGCCACCAGGAACTAGTTGGATCATCGTAAGGGATCAGAGTCACTCTTTTACCGCTGCAGATACATCACACCCTCAATCTGACAAAATTTATGCAAATTTGAATTCTTTGCTGACCTTGATTAGAGAATCTGGATATGTTACTGGTTTTTATTTGGTATTTCATGATGAAGAGGATTAG